The genomic region TTCAActgctatgtatatatatgtatgtatgtaaatgtgaaaTATTAGTATcacagttttgttgttgttttttaaatgaTGCCGTTATTTGCTCtgctattttataaatttttgctcgaatttaatttttttaattattttatgcttGTATATGAGTTAAACgttgttgttaattttgctgttgttgttgctgttgcttttactgcttttcgtatatatatttgttaatgtttattttttttatgaaaaggtACTATTTGCTGGTTATTTACTAAGTAATAGTTCTTCAATTTCAacttatatatattgtatatatattatatatatatatatatatatatatatgtatttgcatgtatttgtatatatagtttatatatgtgtgtagattattaactttatatttaactattatttctttttatgctAAGACACTTGTTCGAACAATTAGCGAATTGTTtgaaacaaacaattttcaaaccATTTCCAACAAACGGTAAAAAAATGCCAACTCAAATCGTTTCGTAATCAGCTTTTCCCCAATAGTTTATGCATTCAACAAAACACCCGCTGCACGCTACTCATACgtagttgcttttgttgttgtttgtgtccGTCGACTTATACGCGcatgtaaattaaattataaaatcattaatatctttttaaatcatcaaaatttttttttataaaaatcgtttctttttttatacaaaaatcattaaatttagctTTGCGCTTTTGTTGTGTTGAACATCGTCTCTAAGCCAACAACAAAGcgtttattagtttttttcgaatttctcttTTGATTGCTCCGCTCTcagcagcacacacacacacccatacacttTAACACTTGCGTGTGTGTGGTTGTGTTTGGCGTCTAAGTGCCAACTCGCGCAGCAGTTTGCGGAATttcttttgtagaaatttctgaattttatttccTCTTTggattttgtgaaatttcttTTCCCTTCAAGCGCGCTGCTGTTACTGTTGGCCGCTGCTGGTGCAGACTTTGCGTGcgattttcatttgattttgcAACAATTTCAAGTGGTTCGGATGcgtattgctgttgtttttgttgttactgttgctgaTGTTATTACATTTGGCGTTGTTCAGCTGCTGCTGTTGGAAATATTGTAaatgcgtttgttgttgctgttgttgttgctgacgaTGACCAGCACTATGCGTGTAATTGGTGATTTTTtggcttttgttattgttgctgcagctgtttttgttgttacagtTGCTGCTGCTACTTTGACTACCGCTCACGACaccgctgttgttgctgttgttactgctattgctgctattgttgctaTAGGTTTTGtgtatgttattattattattgttgttgttgttggtactaTTATTAGTATTACACTTTAACACTTTCACTgcgttgttttgttgttgttgctgctgttgcttttgttgctggtcactatcattattattgttgctgtgtcgctgctgctgttgttgttgttgactatGATTTCTCTTCTTCTGATGATCCCTTTGGTTCCAAATTAAGATTtccaaaaatacgaaaatttcaCGACAATTTATTCCGGAAGacatttggaatttattttatacaattgcGGCGACGAGTCCATTTCAACTTttatggttgttgtagttgttgtttttttatttatttttgcatttgttgtttattactattgttgcgttttttttattttaaatattacacttttgctgttgttgttgcacacaaTTTGTGGTTTTTGTTCTGCGTTGCCAGAGATTCATATataaacgttgttgttgttgtttttaattaataaatttactttgACGCCGCTATTTGTTGGTGAGGTCGCTTTTtgttaatgaagaaatttttcaataaaattatttgtggtTTTGTCAAGCGATTTTGTTTAGTAGTGTTGTTGGTTGGATTATTCGAAAAGTGTATAAGGGGTATGGATTGTTCGTTTATAAAAtaacaagcaatattttacattttagctAAATTGACTAGAAGTTAACGGTACTCGATTGTCTGTTGGCTGGTCAAGTGTTGAAGGTAAAATGGACGCGTGTGAGAAGGATTGTTCACGCATGTGACATGACAATAGCCATggatacatacgtata from Bactrocera tryoni isolate S06 chromosome 3, CSIRO_BtryS06_freeze2, whole genome shotgun sequence harbors:
- the LOC120771450 gene encoding probable serine/threonine-protein kinase dyrk1; this translates as MSSGINCREIFVFLEILIWNQRDHQKKRNHSQQQQQQQRHSNNNNDSDQQQKQQQQQQQNNAVKVLKCNTNNSTNNNNNNNNNIHKTYSNNSSNSSNNSNNSGVVSGSQSSSSNCNNKNSCSNNNKSQKITNYTHSAGHRQQQQQQQQTHLQYFQQQQLNNAKCNNISNSNNKNNSNTHPNHLKLLQNQMKIARKVCTSSGQQ